A region of Paraburkholderia largidicola DNA encodes the following proteins:
- a CDS encoding 3-ketoacyl-ACP reductase encodes MSQRIAYVTGGMGGIGTSICQRLLKDGFKVVAGCGPNSPRRVKWLEDQKALGFDFVASEGNVGDWESTKAAFDKVKAEVGEIDVLVNNAGITRDVVFRKMTHEDWTAVIDTNLTSLFNVTKQVIDGMVERGWGRVINISSVNGQKGQFGQTNYSTAKAGIHGFTMALAQEVATKGVTVNTVSPGYIGTDMVKSIRADVLEKIVATIPVRRLGTPDEIGSIVAWLASDESGFSTGADFSLNGGLHMG; translated from the coding sequence ATGTCACAACGAATTGCGTACGTAACGGGCGGCATGGGTGGCATCGGCACGAGCATTTGCCAGCGTCTGCTTAAGGATGGCTTCAAGGTCGTCGCGGGCTGCGGCCCGAATTCCCCGCGTCGCGTGAAGTGGCTCGAAGACCAGAAGGCGCTGGGCTTCGACTTCGTTGCGTCGGAAGGCAACGTGGGCGACTGGGAGTCGACCAAGGCCGCGTTCGACAAGGTGAAAGCCGAAGTCGGCGAAATCGATGTGCTGGTGAACAATGCGGGTATCACGCGCGACGTCGTGTTCCGCAAGATGACGCATGAAGACTGGACGGCCGTGATCGACACGAACCTGACCAGCCTCTTCAACGTGACGAAACAGGTGATCGACGGCATGGTCGAGCGTGGCTGGGGCCGCGTGATCAACATCTCGTCGGTGAACGGCCAGAAAGGCCAGTTCGGTCAAACGAACTATTCGACCGCGAAGGCGGGGATTCACGGTTTCACGATGGCGCTCGCGCAGGAAGTGGCCACCAAGGGCGTGACGGTCAATACCGTTTCGCCGGGCTACATCGGCACGGACATGGTGAAATCGATTCGCGCCGATGTGCTGGAAAAGATCGTCGCGACGATTCCGGTGCGCCGTCTGGGCACGCCGGATGAAATCGGGTCGATCGTTGCATGGCTGGCGTCGGACGAGTCGGGCTTCTCGACGGGGGCCGACTTCTCGCTGAACGGCGGCCTGCATATGGGCTGA
- a CDS encoding acetyl-CoA C-acetyltransferase: protein MTDVVIVSAARTAVGKFGGSLAKIAAPELGATVIRAVLERSGLKPEQISEVILGQVLTAGSGQNPARQSLIKAGLPMAVPGMTINKVCGSGLKAVMLAANAIIAGDADIVIAGGQENMSAAPHVLPGSRDGFRMGDAKLIDSMIVDGLWDVYNQYHMGVTAENVAKEYGISREDQDKFAALSQNKAEAAQKSGRFDDEIVPIQIPQRKGDPLSFATDEFVRHGVTAESLAGLKPAFSKEGTVTAANASGLNDGAAAVVVMSAKKAEALGLTPLARIKAYANAGVDPKVMGMGPVPASRRCLERAGWGVNDLDLMEINEAFAAQALAVHKQMGWDTSKVNVNGGAIAIGHPIGASGARILVTLLHEMQKRDAKKGLASLCIGGGMGVALALERP, encoded by the coding sequence ATGACTGACGTAGTGATCGTATCGGCGGCCCGCACGGCTGTCGGCAAATTCGGTGGGTCGCTGGCGAAGATTGCGGCGCCGGAACTGGGCGCCACGGTGATCCGTGCCGTGCTGGAGCGCTCGGGCCTCAAGCCTGAGCAAATTAGCGAAGTCATCCTCGGTCAGGTGCTGACGGCAGGCTCGGGACAGAACCCGGCGCGTCAGTCGCTGATCAAGGCCGGTCTGCCGATGGCCGTGCCCGGCATGACCATCAACAAGGTGTGCGGCTCGGGCCTGAAGGCCGTGATGCTGGCCGCCAACGCGATCATCGCGGGCGACGCGGACATCGTCATCGCGGGCGGCCAGGAAAACATGAGCGCGGCGCCGCACGTGCTGCCGGGCTCGCGCGACGGCTTCCGCATGGGCGACGCCAAGCTGATCGACAGCATGATCGTCGACGGCCTGTGGGACGTGTACAACCAGTACCACATGGGCGTGACGGCTGAAAACGTCGCGAAGGAATACGGCATTTCGCGCGAAGACCAGGACAAGTTCGCAGCACTTTCGCAGAATAAGGCGGAAGCCGCACAGAAGTCGGGCCGCTTCGATGATGAAATCGTGCCGATCCAGATTCCGCAGCGTAAGGGCGATCCGCTGTCGTTCGCAACGGATGAGTTCGTGCGCCACGGCGTCACGGCCGAATCGCTGGCAGGTTTGAAGCCGGCTTTCTCGAAAGAAGGCACGGTGACGGCGGCGAACGCGTCGGGCCTGAACGACGGTGCGGCGGCGGTCGTCGTGATGTCGGCGAAGAAGGCTGAGGCGCTCGGTCTCACGCCGCTCGCGCGCATCAAGGCGTACGCGAACGCAGGCGTCGATCCGAAGGTGATGGGCATGGGCCCGGTGCCGGCATCGCGCCGCTGTCTGGAACGTGCGGGCTGGGGCGTGAACGACCTCGACCTGATGGAAATCAACGAGGCATTCGCGGCGCAGGCGCTGGCCGTGCACAAGCAGATGGGCTGGGACACGTCGAAGGTGAACGTGAACGGCGGCGCGATCGCGATCGGCCACCCGATCGGCGCATCCGGCGCCCGGATTCTCGTCACGCTGCTGCACGAAATGCAGAAGCGCGATGCGAAGAAGGGCCTCGCGTCGCTGTGTATCGGCGGCGGCATGGGCGTGGCGCTCGCGCTCGAGCGTCCGTAA